TTGCGATGGCGACATTCGTATTGCATAACGGGTGTCATACCGTTCAGACTCAGCTCCTCACCGCGCGAGCCGCATTTCTCCCCCGCAGCCATTCGAGCGCTAACAACAGGCAGGTGGAAAACACGATCAGAATCGTTGCCAGCGCCGCAATGGTCGGGCTGATGTTCTCGCGGATACCTGTAAACATTTGTCGCGGCAATGTCGTCTGATCCGCGCCCGCGAGGAACAGCGTCACGACCACTTCATCGAACGAGGTTGCAAACGCGAACAGCGCCCCCGAAATCACCCCCGGCGCAATTACCGGCAATGTGATACGGAAAAACGTCTTCACGGGATTCGCTCCCAGCGACAAACTGGCACGCACCAGGTTGTAGTTGAAGCCCTGCAACGTCGCCACCACCGTCGTCACGACAAACGGCACGCCAAGCGACGCATGCGCCAGAATCAGCCCGATGTAGGTATTGGCCAGCCCCAACGGCGCAAAGAACAGATACATGCCGACGCCGACCACCACCACCGGCACGATCATCGGCGAAATCAGAATCGCCATCAGCATCGCCTTGCCGCGGAAGTTCGCTTTGGTCAGCCCGATAGCGGCCAACGTCCCGAGCACGGTTGCAACCACAGTCGCGGACGGCGCCACGATAAAACTATTTTTCGCCGCCATGCGCCACTCATCGGACGCAACCAGATTCTGATACCAGCGCAGCGACCAGCCCGGAATCGGATACACCAGAAACGTGCTGGACGAAAATGACAACGGCACGATCGCCAGCACCGGCAAAATCAGATACAGCAGTGTCAATACCGCAAGTGCACGCAGCGCGAAATACCACATGCGCTCGACCAACGACGTGTGCGGTGCGAACAAGGGCTTGGCAAGTTTCATCGCGAATAAGCTCCGTTCAGGCAATCAGCCAAGGCTTAGTGACGAGCGCGTGAAGCGCCCGTAGATGACGTACAGCACGAGTGTCGCGGCGAGCAGCAAACCGCCGAGCGCACACGCCATGCCCCAGTTGATCGTCACGTTAGTGAAATACGCGACGTAGTAGCTGACCATCTGGTCACCCGGTCCGCCGAGCAATGCCGGCGTGATGTAGTAGCCGATAGCCAGAATGAACACGAGCAGTGCGCCCGCACCGACGCCCGGATAGGTCTGCGGCACATACACGCGCCAGAACGCAGCGAACGGATGGCTGCCGAGCGAAAT
This genomic stretch from Paraburkholderia caffeinilytica harbors:
- a CDS encoding ABC transporter permease, which gives rise to MKLAKPLFAPHTSLVERMWYFALRALAVLTLLYLILPVLAIVPLSFSSSTFLVYPIPGWSLRWYQNLVASDEWRMAAKNSFIVAPSATVVATVLGTLAAIGLTKANFRGKAMLMAILISPMIVPVVVVGVGMYLFFAPLGLANTYIGLILAHASLGVPFVVTTVVATLQGFNYNLVRASLSLGANPVKTFFRITLPVIAPGVISGALFAFATSFDEVVVTLFLAGADQTTLPRQMFTGIRENISPTIAALATILIVFSTCLLLALEWLRGRNAARAVRS